The Trinickia caryophylli genomic sequence TTCTTGCCGTCGACCGGAGCCAGCGCTCCGAAGACACCTTCCGGCCGCGTGCAGACCCAATGCGTTCGCGTTACCTTTTCTCTTCGCGCGCCGTCGTTCAGTGCGCGGCCCACTTGATCGTCGACAGATCGATACCGTCCTGGTGCATCTCCCACAGGGGCGACAAATCGCGCAGCTTCGCGATCTTGCCCTTGAGCAGATCGACGACGTAATCGACTTCCTGCTCCGTCGTGAACCGGCCCACCGTGAAGCGGATCGAGCTATGCGCGAGTTCGTCGTTGCGCCCGAGGGCGCGCAGCACGTACGAGGGCTCGAGCGACGCCGAGGTGCAAGCGGAGCCCGACGAGACAGCAACGTCCTTGATCGCCATGATCAGCGATTCGCCCTCGACGAAGTTGAAGCTCAGGTTCAGGTTGTGGGGAATGCGGCGCTCCATGTCGCCGTTCACGTACACCTCGTCCATTTCCGAGAGCCCGCGCAGCAAGCGGTCGCGCAGCATGCGGACGCGCTCGTTTTCGGTCGCCATTTCCTCACGCGCGATCCGGAACGCTTCACCCATGCCGACGATCTGGTGCGTCGGCAGCGTGCCCGAACGCATCCCGCGCTCATGCCCGCCTCCGTGCATCTGCGCTTCGATACGCACGCGCGGCTTGCGGCGAACGTAGAGCGCGCCGATACCCTTCGGACCGTACGTCTTGTGCGCCGAGAACGACATCAGATCGACCTTCAGCCGGCCGAGATC encodes the following:
- a CDS encoding IscS subfamily cysteine desulfurase, whose protein sequence is MSNQLPHLPIYMDYSATTPVDPRVVDKMIPYLREQFGNPASRSHSYGWDAERAVEQAREEVAALVKADPREIIWTSGATESDNLAIKGAAHFYKSRGKHVVTLKTEHKAVLDTCRELEREGFEVTYLDVKSDGLLDLDVLKAALRPDTILVSIMFVNNEIGVIQDIEAIGELCRERNIIFHVDAAQATGKVEIDLGRLKVDLMSFSAHKTYGPKGIGALYVRRKPRVRIEAQMHGGGHERGMRSGTLPTHQIVGMGEAFRIAREEMATENERVRMLRDRLLRGLSEMDEVYVNGDMERRIPHNLNLSFNFVEGESLIMAIKDVAVSSGSACTSASLEPSYVLRALGRNDELAHSSIRFTVGRFTTEQEVDYVVDLLKGKIAKLRDLSPLWEMHQDGIDLSTIKWAAH